In Amycolatopsis methanolica 239, a single genomic region encodes these proteins:
- a CDS encoding aldehyde dehydrogenase family protein gives MSSHAGFALPEFPSGLPVGPGWVAGAGTAPVVFPYDGSVVAHAPVGSVGDARAALDAGAAAVKPVGRLTSAVRRAILLDVEAGLRAHEAELVDLLIAETGKTRGDCEVEFARTVFTWSAAAEEVARIHGETVPLDLQPSGAGMIGFWTRRPIGLVVGIAGFNGPLLLASHKIAPSIAAGCPVICKPAPATPLTALWLADQVRQAAARHGAPPEIVQVITGDAEVGHTLVADPRVAAVSFTGSAAVGHRIARDAAPRKVLLELGSNAALVVDTDADLDKAADAVVRGGYYFNGQACIAVQRVIVCEPVREEFVGKLTARMGELTVGDPRDPRTRVAPLINEAATRRTLDWIEQAEQAGAKILHGGRVIDRTVEPTLLLDVPETADAWCEEIFAPVVAIRSVPDLAAALDLVNRSRYGLHASVFTRSLAAAFAAIEELEVGGVVVNEVPGFRSDIMPYGGVKDSGTGREGPRFAIEELTVTRMAVIRPE, from the coding sequence ATGAGTTCGCATGCGGGCTTCGCGCTGCCCGAGTTCCCGTCCGGACTGCCGGTCGGCCCGGGGTGGGTCGCCGGCGCCGGAACCGCGCCGGTGGTGTTCCCCTACGACGGATCGGTGGTCGCGCACGCGCCGGTCGGATCGGTCGGCGACGCCCGCGCCGCCCTCGACGCGGGGGCGGCCGCGGTGAAACCGGTCGGCAGGCTCACCTCGGCGGTCCGTCGCGCGATCCTCCTCGACGTGGAGGCCGGGCTCCGGGCGCACGAGGCGGAGCTCGTCGACCTGCTCATCGCCGAGACCGGCAAGACCCGCGGCGACTGCGAGGTGGAGTTCGCCCGCACGGTCTTCACCTGGTCGGCCGCGGCCGAAGAAGTCGCCCGCATCCACGGCGAAACCGTGCCGCTGGACCTGCAGCCTTCCGGCGCGGGGATGATCGGGTTCTGGACCCGCCGCCCGATCGGGCTCGTCGTCGGGATCGCCGGGTTCAACGGCCCGCTCCTGCTGGCCAGCCACAAGATCGCGCCGTCCATCGCCGCGGGCTGCCCGGTGATCTGCAAGCCCGCCCCCGCCACGCCCCTGACGGCGCTGTGGCTGGCGGACCAGGTCCGGCAGGCCGCCGCCCGGCACGGGGCGCCGCCGGAGATCGTGCAGGTCATCACCGGCGACGCCGAAGTCGGGCACACGCTGGTGGCGGACCCGCGCGTGGCGGCGGTGTCGTTCACCGGTTCCGCCGCCGTCGGGCACCGGATCGCACGCGACGCCGCGCCGCGGAAGGTGCTGCTGGAACTGGGCTCCAACGCGGCACTGGTCGTCGACACCGACGCCGACCTCGACAAGGCCGCCGACGCCGTGGTGCGCGGCGGCTACTACTTCAACGGCCAGGCCTGCATCGCCGTGCAACGCGTGATCGTGTGCGAGCCGGTGCGCGAGGAGTTCGTCGGCAAGCTCACCGCCCGCATGGGCGAGCTGACGGTCGGCGACCCGCGCGACCCGCGAACCCGGGTGGCGCCGCTGATCAACGAGGCGGCGACACGGCGCACCCTCGACTGGATCGAGCAGGCCGAGCAGGCCGGGGCGAAGATCCTGCACGGCGGCCGGGTGATCGACCGCACCGTCGAGCCGACCCTCCTGCTCGACGTGCCGGAAACCGCCGACGCGTGGTGCGAGGAGATCTTCGCCCCTGTCGTGGCGATCCGGTCCGTGCCCGACCTCGCGGCGGCGCTGGACCTGGTCAACCGGTCCCGCTACGGCCTGCACGCCAGCGTGTTCACCCGCTCGCTCGCCGCCGCGTTCGCCGCCATCGAGGAACTCGAGGTCGGCGGAGTGGTCGTCAACGAGGTGCCCGGCTTCCGGTCCGACATCATGCCCTACGGCGGTGTGAAGGACTCGGGAACCGGCCGGGAGGGACCGCGTTTCGCGATCGAAGAACTGACCGTCACCCGCATGGCCGTGATCCGGCCGGAATGA
- a CDS encoding indolepyruvate ferredoxin oxidoreductase family protein: MTTQTTTVSLDDKYTADRGRVLLSGIQALVRLTLEQRRLDNSRGLPTRVFVSGYQGSPLGGVDLEMGRAARFLDPAGVVFRPGVNEELAATAVAGTQLLDQLPGRRHEGVTGFWYGKNPGLDRAADAIRHGNISGTAPLGGAVAWIGDDPASKSSTVPSSCEPMMQSLSMPLLAPGSVAEIVEFGLHAVALSRASGLWAGLKIVADIADASATVDVGDLRAGIPEPARRERGPLPTLLGPAALDAEFDLLTRRLDLARAYARDARLNRVVFSAASARLGVLASGTGFAVLQRALDDLGFDEAAMDALGLRLIRLAMPFPLDDPELVRLTDGLEEVLVVEDKVPFLEGHLKEALYRRPGAPNVVGRRDETGRPLLTARGQLGAEDVAQAVAARITAVIGPDRLPPAAVAHLAAIAPRRPARIGVPLAAGKRTPYFCSGCPHNTSTRAADDTLVGAGIGCHVMITLDGAGRGRQIGLTQMGGEGAQWIGLAPFTGDRHFVQNLGDGTFHHSGSLAIRAAVAGGVTMTYKLLYNDAVAMTGGQQLIGRLSVPEITRLLATEGVRRIVITTDDPGKYRGVALDPIASVRHRDDFAEAEAELAAVDGVTVLIHDDQCAAEERRLRKRGKLPTPAEKVVINERVCEGCGDCGDVSTCLSVQPVDTEFGRKTRIHQASCNSDFSCLKGDCPSFLLVEPGAQREPLPGQPPVALVEPEPKVTGTETLLRMPGIGGSGVVTVSQILQMAAHLDGKFAAGLEQTGLAQKGGPVTSDVRIGKQPVRGSLRASRSTVDVLIGFDLLGAADESTLATARGDRTIAVLNTSVVPTAAMVTNRVAVPGSVDDLLARIAEATTPEANLHLDAQRLAESLFADHMPANMLLVGAAYQHGCIPVAAAAIEQAIRLNGAAVEKTLAAFRWGRAAVLDPAAVFAAAGASPEPADAGFEAALATRIADLTGYQNEAFARAYAEEVHRVVEIAEARAGDVAAERVGLAYARGLHKLLAYKDECEVARLHLDPVEKARREAEFEPDAKVSVMLHPPVLRALGMKRKIRLRGRTAELTFRGLRAARKLRHTPFDVFGYAAVRKTERQLVGEYQALVRDALTHLTPATLDAVCEIVALPDLVRGYEDIKLANVVKFRARARDLLAGLSEGAMCDQ, encoded by the coding sequence GTGACCACCCAGACCACCACCGTGTCCCTCGACGACAAGTACACCGCCGACCGCGGGCGGGTCCTGCTGTCCGGGATCCAGGCCCTGGTGCGCTTGACGCTCGAACAGCGCCGCCTGGACAACTCCCGCGGGCTGCCCACCCGCGTGTTCGTCTCCGGCTACCAGGGCTCGCCGCTGGGCGGGGTGGACCTGGAGATGGGCCGGGCCGCACGGTTCCTCGACCCGGCGGGGGTGGTGTTCCGGCCGGGTGTCAACGAAGAGCTCGCCGCGACCGCCGTCGCCGGCACGCAGCTGCTCGACCAGCTGCCGGGGCGGCGGCACGAGGGTGTCACCGGGTTCTGGTACGGCAAGAACCCCGGCCTGGACCGGGCCGCGGACGCGATCCGGCACGGCAACATCTCGGGCACCGCGCCGCTCGGCGGGGCGGTCGCCTGGATCGGCGACGACCCGGCGAGCAAGTCCTCGACGGTGCCGAGTTCGTGCGAGCCGATGATGCAGAGCCTGTCCATGCCGCTGCTCGCACCCGGCTCGGTGGCCGAGATCGTCGAGTTCGGGCTGCACGCGGTCGCGTTGTCCCGCGCGAGCGGGTTGTGGGCCGGGCTGAAGATCGTGGCCGACATCGCCGACGCCTCCGCGACCGTGGACGTGGGCGACCTGCGCGCCGGCATCCCTGAACCAGCCCGCCGCGAGCGCGGCCCGCTGCCCACGCTCCTCGGCCCGGCGGCGCTGGACGCCGAATTCGACCTGCTCACGCGACGGCTGGACCTCGCCCGCGCCTATGCCCGCGACGCCCGGCTCAACCGGGTCGTGTTCTCCGCCGCTTCCGCCCGCCTGGGCGTTCTCGCCTCCGGCACCGGGTTCGCCGTCCTGCAGCGCGCCCTCGACGACCTCGGGTTCGACGAAGCGGCGATGGACGCGCTCGGGCTCCGGCTGATCCGGCTCGCCATGCCCTTCCCCCTCGACGACCCGGAGCTGGTCCGGCTGACCGACGGGCTGGAGGAGGTGCTCGTCGTGGAGGACAAGGTGCCCTTCCTGGAAGGCCACCTGAAGGAGGCGCTGTACCGGCGGCCAGGCGCGCCGAACGTGGTCGGCCGGCGCGACGAGACCGGGCGGCCGTTGCTGACCGCGCGGGGACAGCTCGGCGCGGAGGACGTCGCCCAGGCCGTGGCCGCCCGCATCACCGCGGTGATCGGGCCGGACCGGCTGCCGCCCGCCGCGGTCGCCCACCTGGCCGCGATCGCGCCCCGGCGGCCCGCGCGCATCGGCGTGCCGCTGGCCGCCGGCAAGCGCACGCCGTACTTCTGCTCGGGCTGCCCGCACAACACCTCCACCCGCGCCGCCGACGACACGCTCGTGGGCGCCGGCATCGGGTGCCACGTCATGATCACCCTCGACGGCGCGGGCCGCGGCAGGCAGATCGGCCTGACCCAGATGGGCGGGGAGGGCGCCCAGTGGATCGGGCTGGCGCCGTTCACCGGCGACCGGCACTTCGTGCAGAACCTCGGCGACGGCACCTTCCACCACTCGGGTTCGCTGGCGATCCGCGCCGCGGTCGCCGGTGGTGTCACCATGACCTACAAGCTGCTCTACAACGACGCCGTCGCGATGACCGGTGGCCAGCAGCTGATCGGGCGGCTGTCGGTCCCCGAGATCACCCGGCTGCTCGCCACCGAGGGCGTGCGGCGCATCGTGATCACCACCGACGACCCCGGCAAGTACCGGGGCGTGGCGCTCGACCCGATCGCGTCCGTCCGCCACCGGGACGACTTCGCCGAGGCCGAAGCCGAACTGGCCGCCGTCGACGGCGTCACCGTGCTGATCCACGACGACCAGTGCGCAGCCGAAGAGCGGCGGCTGCGCAAGCGCGGCAAACTGCCCACGCCCGCCGAAAAAGTCGTGATCAACGAGCGGGTGTGCGAGGGCTGCGGTGACTGCGGCGACGTGTCCACCTGCCTGTCGGTGCAGCCCGTGGACACCGAGTTCGGCCGCAAGACCCGCATCCACCAGGCCTCCTGCAACTCCGACTTCTCCTGCCTGAAGGGCGACTGCCCGTCGTTCCTGCTCGTCGAACCGGGCGCCCAGCGCGAACCGCTCCCGGGACAACCGCCCGTGGCGCTCGTCGAGCCGGAGCCGAAGGTCACCGGCACCGAGACACTGCTGCGGATGCCCGGCATCGGCGGCTCCGGCGTGGTGACCGTCTCGCAGATCCTGCAGATGGCCGCGCACCTGGACGGCAAGTTCGCCGCCGGTCTCGAGCAGACCGGTCTCGCGCAGAAGGGCGGGCCGGTCACCTCCGACGTCCGGATCGGCAAGCAACCGGTGCGCGGTTCGCTGCGCGCGTCGCGCTCCACAGTGGACGTCCTGATCGGCTTCGACCTGCTCGGCGCGGCCGACGAGTCCACTTTGGCCACAGCCCGCGGCGACCGCACCATCGCGGTCCTGAACACCTCCGTGGTGCCGACCGCGGCGATGGTGACCAATCGCGTCGCCGTGCCGGGGAGCGTCGACGACCTGCTCGCGCGGATCGCCGAGGCCACCACGCCGGAGGCGAACCTGCACCTGGACGCGCAGCGTCTCGCCGAATCGCTGTTCGCCGACCACATGCCCGCCAACATGCTGCTCGTCGGCGCCGCCTACCAGCACGGCTGCATCCCCGTCGCCGCGGCGGCGATCGAGCAGGCCATCCGGCTCAACGGCGCGGCGGTGGAGAAGACCCTGGCCGCGTTCCGCTGGGGACGCGCCGCCGTCCTCGACCCGGCGGCGGTGTTCGCCGCGGCGGGCGCCAGCCCGGAGCCGGCGGATGCCGGGTTCGAAGCGGCGCTCGCCACCCGGATCGCCGACCTCACCGGCTACCAGAACGAGGCCTTCGCCCGCGCCTACGCCGAAGAGGTGCACCGCGTCGTGGAGATCGCGGAAGCCCGCGCCGGCGACGTCGCCGCCGAGCGAGTCGGGCTCGCTTACGCGCGTGGTCTGCACAAGCTCCTGGCGTACAAGGACGAGTGCGAGGTCGCCCGCCTCCACCTCGACCCGGTGGAGAAAGCGCGGCGGGAGGCCGAGTTCGAGCCGGACGCGAAGGTGTCGGTGATGCTGCACCCGCCGGTGCTGCGGGCGCTGGGGATGAAGCGGAAGATCCGCCTGCGTGGCCGCACCGCCGAGCTGACCTTCCGCGGCCTCCGCGCGGCCAGGAAGCTGCGGCACACGCCGTTCGACGTGTTCGGCTACGCCGCGGTGCGCAAGACCGAGCGGCAGCTCGTCGGCGAGTACCAGGCCCTGGTGCGGGACGCGCTGACCCACCTGACCCCGGCGACGCTGGACGCGGTGTGCGAGATCGTCGCGCTGCCCGACCTGGTGCGCGGCTACGAGGACATCAAGCTCGCCAACGTGGTGAAGTTCCGGGCCCGCGCACGTGACCTCCTGGCCGGCCTGTCGGAGGGAGCGATGTGCGACCAGTAG
- a CDS encoding sigma-54-dependent Fis family transcriptional regulator → MTRPGHRSESQVSALREKFLSRPVPELAGVREIISASWRRALEHRIDADEPDPIFVADRDEDSLLLRSAKPILDNLTSELSDHPVAILLTDADGLVVSRSSPDRALHSGLDRICLAPGFSYAEESIGTNGIGTTLECQQPVLVSGFEHFNSRLAAFECAGAPIHHPIRGHLVGVLDLTSWTGTPGPLLLTLARTTAKRIEEAMLAGAGARELALFREYLASCRRGSGAILAVNEDVVMVNNHAQDLYDAADRAALITHTADVAGSPTPATVLADLPSGVVARLEYRPVHHGSTLVGGLFRVKNQAVPRRAAGPADVRLPGLAGSSPVWRQACAAAEASITGGNWLVLTGENGTGKTALAQAVARRHAPGRQIVLDCAPVGNHEAWAHALADEVSGGNSPAVILRHADTLSDDGMRRLTELFTTWQGAPPDDAPAWVAVTVGEDPRGTEIHNWLMPFFAHTVEVPPLRHRIEDVRRLVPALLARHAGNRDIEVSDACLRQLMRLPWTGNVRQLDDVLAQVSRRRRTGLIEVDDLPAECRTVTRRQLTRLEIMERDAIVRSLAANDGNKERAAADLGMSRATIYRKIRAFSIVP, encoded by the coding sequence GTGACGAGGCCAGGACACCGGTCGGAATCGCAGGTCAGCGCTCTGCGGGAGAAGTTTCTGTCGCGTCCAGTGCCCGAGCTGGCGGGCGTGCGGGAGATCATTTCCGCGTCGTGGCGGCGCGCGCTGGAGCACCGGATCGACGCCGACGAACCCGATCCGATCTTCGTCGCCGACCGTGACGAGGACAGCCTCCTGCTGCGCAGCGCCAAGCCGATCCTGGACAACCTGACGTCCGAACTGTCCGATCACCCGGTCGCCATCCTGCTCACCGACGCCGACGGGCTCGTGGTGAGCCGCTCCAGCCCGGACCGCGCGCTGCACTCCGGGTTGGACCGGATCTGCCTCGCCCCCGGGTTCAGTTACGCGGAGGAGTCGATCGGGACGAACGGGATCGGCACGACACTCGAATGCCAGCAACCCGTGCTCGTGTCCGGCTTCGAACACTTCAACAGCCGCCTGGCGGCCTTCGAATGCGCCGGCGCGCCGATCCACCACCCCATCCGCGGCCACCTGGTCGGAGTACTCGATCTCACCTCGTGGACCGGCACGCCCGGCCCGCTGCTGCTGACCCTCGCCCGCACGACCGCGAAGCGGATCGAGGAAGCGATGCTCGCCGGTGCCGGGGCCCGTGAGCTGGCGCTGTTCCGCGAATACCTGGCGTCCTGCCGACGCGGATCGGGCGCCATCCTGGCCGTCAACGAGGACGTGGTGATGGTCAACAACCACGCCCAGGACCTGTACGACGCGGCGGACCGGGCGGCGCTGATCACCCACACGGCCGATGTCGCGGGATCGCCCACGCCGGCCACGGTCCTGGCCGACCTGCCGTCCGGTGTAGTCGCCCGCCTGGAGTACCGGCCGGTGCACCACGGTTCGACCCTGGTGGGCGGCCTGTTCCGGGTGAAGAACCAGGCCGTGCCCCGGCGCGCCGCCGGTCCCGCCGACGTGCGGTTGCCCGGGCTGGCCGGGAGCAGCCCGGTGTGGCGGCAGGCGTGTGCCGCGGCGGAGGCGAGCATCACCGGCGGGAACTGGCTGGTGCTGACCGGCGAGAACGGAACGGGCAAGACGGCCCTCGCGCAGGCCGTGGCCCGCCGGCACGCGCCGGGCCGCCAGATCGTGCTGGACTGCGCTCCGGTGGGCAACCACGAGGCGTGGGCGCACGCCCTCGCCGACGAGGTGAGCGGCGGAAACTCACCCGCGGTGATCCTGCGCCACGCCGACACGCTGAGCGACGACGGGATGCGGCGGCTCACCGAGTTGTTCACCACCTGGCAGGGCGCTCCCCCGGACGACGCGCCGGCGTGGGTGGCGGTCACCGTGGGGGAGGACCCGCGCGGGACGGAGATCCACAACTGGCTCATGCCGTTCTTCGCGCACACGGTCGAGGTGCCGCCGCTGCGGCACCGGATCGAAGACGTGCGCCGCCTCGTGCCCGCCCTGCTGGCCCGTCACGCGGGCAACCGGGACATCGAGGTGTCGGACGCGTGCCTGCGGCAGCTGATGCGGCTGCCCTGGACCGGCAACGTCCGCCAGCTCGACGACGTCCTGGCCCAGGTCTCCCGGCGGCGCCGGACCGGCCTGATCGAGGTGGACGACCTGCCCGCGGAATGCCGGACCGTGACCCGGCGCCAGCTGACGCGTCTGGAGATCATGGAACGCGACGCGATCGTGCGCAGCCTCGCGGCCAACGACGGCAACAAGGAGCGCGCGGCCGCGGACCTCGGCATGTCCCGGGCGACGATCTACCGCAAGATCCGGGCGTTCAGCATCGTGCCCTGA
- a CDS encoding methane monooxygenase — MSRQSLTKAHNKITELSWEPTFATPATRFGTDYTFEKAPKKDPLKQIMRSYFPMEEEKDNRVFGAMDGAIRGNMFRQVQQRWLEWQKLFLSIIPFPEISAARAMPMAIDAVPNPEIHNGLAVQMIDEVRHSTIQMNLKKLYMNNYIDPAGFDITEKAFANNYAGTIGRQFGEGFITGDAITAANIYLTVVAETAFTNTLFVAMPDEAAANGDYLLPTVFHSVQSDESRHISNGYSILLMALADERNRPLLERDLRYAWWNNHCVVDAAIGTFIEYGTKDRRKDRESYAEMWRRWIYDDYYRSYLLPLEKYGLVIPHDLVEEAWNRITNKFYVHRVAQFFATGWPVNYWRIDGMTDADFEWFEDKYPGWYSQFGKWWEAYNRLRYPGRNKPIAFEEVGYEYPHRCWTCMVPCLVREDLVVDKVDDQWRTYCSETCAWTDKVAFRPEYEGRETPNMGRLTGKREWETLHHDRDLADIVKDLGYVRDDGKTLIPQPHLDLDDPKKLWTLDDLRGIRFASPNVTLNQMTDQEREEWAAAYRANPNVTVA, encoded by the coding sequence TTGAGCAGGCAGAGTCTCACCAAGGCGCACAACAAGATCACCGAGCTGTCCTGGGAGCCCACCTTCGCCACGCCGGCGACGCGGTTCGGCACGGACTACACGTTCGAGAAGGCCCCCAAGAAGGACCCGCTCAAGCAGATCATGCGGTCCTACTTCCCGATGGAGGAGGAGAAGGACAACCGCGTCTTCGGCGCGATGGACGGCGCGATCCGCGGCAACATGTTCCGTCAGGTGCAGCAGCGTTGGCTGGAGTGGCAGAAGCTGTTCCTGTCCATCATCCCGTTCCCGGAGATCTCCGCGGCCAGGGCGATGCCGATGGCCATCGACGCCGTGCCGAACCCGGAAATCCACAACGGACTCGCGGTGCAGATGATCGACGAGGTTCGGCACTCCACGATCCAGATGAACCTCAAGAAGCTGTACATGAACAACTACATCGACCCGGCGGGGTTCGACATCACCGAGAAGGCGTTCGCGAACAACTACGCGGGCACCATCGGCCGCCAGTTCGGCGAGGGGTTCATCACCGGTGACGCGATCACCGCGGCCAACATCTACCTCACGGTGGTGGCCGAGACCGCGTTCACCAACACTCTGTTCGTCGCCATGCCCGACGAGGCCGCCGCCAACGGCGACTACCTGCTGCCGACGGTCTTCCACTCGGTGCAGTCCGACGAGTCCCGGCACATCAGCAACGGCTACTCCATCCTGCTGATGGCCCTGGCCGACGAGCGCAACCGGCCGCTGCTGGAGCGCGACCTGCGCTACGCCTGGTGGAACAACCACTGCGTGGTGGACGCCGCGATCGGCACCTTCATCGAGTACGGCACCAAGGACCGCCGCAAGGACCGCGAGTCCTACGCCGAGATGTGGCGCCGCTGGATCTACGACGACTACTACCGCAGCTACCTGCTCCCGCTGGAGAAATACGGCCTGGTCATCCCGCACGACCTGGTCGAGGAGGCGTGGAACCGGATCACGAACAAGTTCTACGTGCACCGGGTCGCGCAGTTCTTCGCCACCGGCTGGCCGGTGAACTACTGGCGCATCGACGGCATGACCGACGCCGACTTCGAGTGGTTCGAGGACAAGTACCCGGGCTGGTACAGCCAGTTCGGCAAGTGGTGGGAGGCTTACAACCGGCTGCGCTACCCCGGCCGGAACAAGCCGATCGCGTTCGAAGAGGTCGGCTACGAGTACCCGCACCGCTGCTGGACCTGCATGGTGCCCTGCCTGGTCCGCGAGGACCTGGTGGTCGACAAGGTCGACGACCAGTGGCGCACCTACTGCTCGGAAACCTGCGCCTGGACCGACAAGGTCGCCTTCCGCCCCGAGTACGAGGGCCGCGAGACCCCCAACATGGGCCGGCTCACCGGCAAGCGCGAATGGGAGACGCTGCACCACGACCGCGACCTCGCCGACATCGTCAAGGACCTGGGCTACGTCCGTGACGACGGCAAGACGCTCATCCCGCAGCCGCACCTGGACCTGGACGACCCGAAGAAGCTGTGGACGCTCGACGACCTGCGCGGCATCCGGTTCGCCAGCCCGAACGTCACGCTCAACCAGATGACCGATCAGGAGCGCGAGGAGTGGGCCGCGGCCTACCGCGCCAACCCGAACGTCACGGTCGCCTGA
- a CDS encoding MFS transporter, with amino-acid sequence MSGNTGVADHDELARTTLRKVTWRLGVLLFFVYVLNYLDRTNISIAKLKMQPDIALSETAFGLGAGLFFVGYVLFEVPSNMILYRVGARYWIARIMFTWGLVSMAMFLVRDEWSFYALRFLLGVAEAGLVPGVILYLSQWVPAVRRARLISVFYVAVPVSTVIGAPLSSWLMGFPPWGLTGWQFMFLVEGFPCLVMAFVVVRFLTDKPAQATWLSERQRAWLIAELDREEKANSAGGHRAGSLRAAVRDRGVLGMSFAFFAMIIPLYAMAFFLPTIVRQMGSFSTAQIGWLTAIPYAFAALAMWLLARNSDRTGERTRHYVVPALAGVAGLVLGALSLTGSPLLALTGFTLAAIGCISTLPVFWAHAPYLLSGPATATGIAFITAVGNLAGFVSPYMVALIKGDGPGQGNSSAAVLVTAVFLTGAAVTMAGVGRRIRRRSGVAAATPAAETTGG; translated from the coding sequence ATGTCCGGCAACACCGGCGTTGCCGACCACGACGAGCTCGCGCGGACCACCCTGCGCAAGGTCACGTGGCGGCTCGGCGTTCTGCTGTTCTTCGTCTACGTCCTCAACTACCTCGACCGCACCAACATCTCCATCGCGAAGCTGAAGATGCAGCCGGACATCGCCCTGAGCGAAACGGCTTTCGGCCTTGGCGCGGGGTTGTTCTTCGTCGGCTACGTGCTGTTCGAAGTGCCCAGCAACATGATCCTCTACCGCGTCGGCGCCCGGTACTGGATCGCCCGCATCATGTTCACCTGGGGCCTGGTGTCGATGGCGATGTTCCTGGTCCGCGACGAGTGGAGCTTCTACGCGCTGCGGTTCCTCCTGGGTGTCGCCGAAGCCGGCCTGGTGCCCGGCGTGATCCTCTACCTCAGCCAGTGGGTTCCCGCGGTGCGGCGGGCACGGTTGATCAGCGTTTTCTACGTCGCCGTGCCGGTGTCGACGGTCATCGGCGCGCCGCTGTCCAGCTGGCTCATGGGGTTCCCGCCGTGGGGCCTGACCGGCTGGCAGTTCATGTTCCTGGTCGAAGGTTTCCCGTGCCTGGTCATGGCGTTCGTGGTGGTGCGGTTCCTGACGGACAAGCCCGCGCAGGCGACGTGGCTCAGCGAGCGGCAGCGCGCGTGGCTGATCGCGGAGCTGGACCGGGAGGAGAAGGCCAACTCCGCGGGCGGGCACCGCGCCGGCTCGCTGCGTGCCGCGGTGCGCGACCGGGGTGTGCTGGGCATGTCGTTCGCGTTCTTCGCGATGATCATCCCGCTGTACGCGATGGCGTTCTTCCTCCCGACGATCGTCCGGCAGATGGGATCGTTCAGCACCGCGCAGATCGGCTGGCTCACCGCGATCCCGTACGCGTTCGCCGCGCTCGCGATGTGGTTGCTGGCGCGCAATTCCGACCGCACCGGGGAACGCACTCGCCACTACGTGGTGCCCGCGCTGGCCGGTGTCGCCGGGCTCGTGCTCGGCGCGCTGAGCCTCACCGGGTCCCCGTTGCTGGCGCTGACCGGGTTCACACTCGCCGCGATCGGCTGCATCTCCACCCTGCCGGTGTTCTGGGCGCACGCGCCCTACCTGCTCAGCGGCCCGGCGACGGCCACCGGCATCGCGTTCATCACCGCGGTCGGCAACCTCGCCGGATTCGTCTCGCCGTACATGGTCGCCCTGATCAAGGGTGACGGGCCTGGGCAGGGCAACAGCAGCGCGGCGGTGCTGGTGACCGCGGTGTTCCTGACCGGCGCCGCTGTGACGATGGCGGGGGTCGGGCGCCGGATCCGCAGGCGCTCGGGCGTGGCCGCGGCCACCCCGGCGGCGGAGACGACCGGTGGCTGA
- a CDS encoding SDR family NAD(P)-dependent oxidoreductase — translation MSETMTDYTTLFRLDGKRALLIGAGGIGREAALALAAHGAEVICADKDPLTAKATAADTGGEALELDITDAAAVHRAARELGDLDVVVLTAATNVRKGILDYAPEEFDRVVALNLKATFTVLQAFGRGMVERGTGSIVVFSSVRGFVVEPGQSVYAATKAGAIQLVKTAAAEFGAAGVRVNAIAPGVVETPLTDQIKNDPGWYRAYATKGALGRWSKPTELAGAVVFLASDAAGYVTGSTVMVDGGWTAVDGRFTPPA, via the coding sequence ATGAGCGAGACCATGACCGACTACACCACGTTGTTCCGGCTCGACGGCAAGCGCGCGCTGCTGATCGGCGCCGGCGGTATCGGCCGCGAGGCCGCGCTCGCGCTCGCCGCCCACGGCGCCGAGGTGATCTGCGCCGACAAGGACCCGCTCACCGCGAAGGCGACCGCGGCCGACACCGGCGGCGAAGCCCTCGAACTCGACATCACCGACGCGGCGGCCGTGCACCGGGCCGCCCGCGAACTCGGGGACCTCGACGTCGTGGTCCTCACCGCGGCGACGAACGTGCGCAAGGGGATCCTCGACTACGCGCCGGAGGAGTTCGACCGCGTGGTCGCGCTCAACCTGAAAGCGACCTTCACCGTGCTGCAGGCGTTCGGCCGCGGGATGGTGGAGCGCGGCACCGGCAGCATCGTGGTCTTCTCCTCGGTGCGCGGGTTCGTCGTCGAACCCGGCCAGTCGGTTTACGCCGCCACCAAGGCCGGCGCGATCCAGCTGGTCAAGACCGCGGCCGCCGAGTTCGGCGCAGCCGGCGTCCGCGTCAACGCCATCGCCCCCGGCGTGGTGGAAACCCCGCTGACCGACCAGATCAAGAACGACCCCGGCTGGTACCGGGCCTACGCCACCAAAGGCGCGCTGGGCCGCTGGTCGAAGCCCACCGAACTGGCCGGAGCCGTCGTATTCCTGGCCTCCGACGCGGCAGGTTACGTCACCGGATCGACCGTCATGGTCGACGGTGGCTGGACGGCCGTCGACGGACGTTTCACCCCACCGGCCTGA